The following coding sequences are from one Nicotiana tomentosiformis chromosome 3, ASM39032v3, whole genome shotgun sequence window:
- the LOC104101419 gene encoding NAC domain containing protein 50-like codes for MTTKSERRKCTTEFQPYNDQDLISYLQKFVCGMPIETDRIGHIDVYGNKKPCELFQDLLCSKEETSNDHVNYFFTQLKKKSASGKNYNRSITGGGSWKGRDTSKAVHDKEGSIIGLKKTFRFDEECSDHQRIVWNMKEYCLSDNILEVLRQRCQIRHEDYVLCSVERKVNLCKHSQDIPSEISSSALRYGGWPLYTELTKLPPLIDGPFESLTEEELAFFDNPDPGYPQAYEKAYFNFYSN; via the coding sequence atgacGACGAAAAGCGAACGAAGAAAGTGTACAACGGAATTTCAGCCCTATAATGATCAAGATCTCATAAGCTATCTACAGAAATTCGTTTGCGGAATGCCAATTGAAACCGATCGTATTGGACATATAGATGTGTACGGTAACAAGAAGCCATGTGAATTATTCCAAGACTTATTATGTAGCAAAGAGGAGACGAGTAATGATCATGTAAACTATTTCTTTACTCAGTTGAAGAAAAAATCTGCCAGTGGTAAAAACTATAATAGGTCAATTACTGGAGGTGGCTCATGGAAAGGACGGGACACGAGTAAAGCGGTTCACGATAAGGAAGGATCAATTATAGGGTTGAAGAAAACTTTTCGTTTTGATGAAGAATGTAGTGATCATCAAAGAATCGTATGGAATATGAAAGAATATTGTCTTAGTGACAACATACTAGAGGTGTTAAGACAACGTTGTCAAATCCGACATGAAGACTATGTTCTATGTAGCGTTGAGAGGAAGGTTAATTTGTGTAAACATTCTCAGGATATCCCTTCGGAGATATCTTCTTCAGCACTGAGATATGGTGGTTGGCCGTTGTATACTGAACTAACTAAATTGCCACCATTAATTGATGGACCGTTTGAGTCATTGACTGAAGAAGAATTGGCTTTCTTTGATAATCCTGATCCTGGATATCCACAGGCTTATGAGAAggcttattttaatttttatagcaATTAG